In Lathamus discolor isolate bLatDis1 chromosome 1, bLatDis1.hap1, whole genome shotgun sequence, the following are encoded in one genomic region:
- the RAD51AP1 gene encoding RAD51-associated protein 1: protein MARPVRRSKKTVDYSQFGDLEDDDEDFTCIAAPSSKKSRTQLKEPKEKKEKQKKPQKELTPPPKQTPSKRISLDDKLYQRDLEVALALSVKQKSANIAEVQHSEQGKYFELENVQRRPLFSNCRVDSELLGLNQVMDNDVPRADGIQRTAASNVPAHPEKLLTVDSDDRKHATDSEPECVPSEEESEEDSDYSEDDDEDFAMEKKKAKGNKTRQKMPAKREKKTSKSKINTTVSSVVSPFGRTEQKSERTQKMMSNSSGPVGRPLHTSSPVTDKKPKWIPPAASGSSNNSMRCVSLKSPTQSLRLGLSRLARVKPLHPSAASS from the exons ATGGCGCGGCCGGTGAGGAG GAGCAAGAAAACGGTTGATTATTCACAGTTTGGGGATTTAGAAGATGACG ATGAAGACTTCACATGTATAGCTGCACCTTCAAGCAAAAAATCCAGAACACAGCTCAAGGAAccaaaggagaagaaggagaagcaaaaaaagccacagaaagaaTTGACTCCACCGCCAAAGCAGACACCTAGTAAAAG gatatcTTTGGATGACAAACTTTATCAAAGAGATTTGGAAGTTGCTTTAGCCTTATCCGTCAAACAAAAGTCTGCAAATATCGCTGAGGTGCAACATTCAGAACAAG GTAAGTATTTTGAATTGGAAAATGTACAAAGGAGACCCCTTTTTTCCAACTGCAGAGTAGACAGTGAACTTTTAG GTCTCAATCAAGTTATGGATAATGATGTACCTAGGGCTGATGGTATACAAAGGACAGCAGCATCTAACGTTCCTGCACATCCAGAGAAGCTACTAACTGTTGACAGTGATGACAGAAAGCATGCTACTGACTCTGAGCCAGAGTGTGTACCCA GTGAGGAGGAGTCAGAAGAAGATTCAGATTATagtgaagatgatgatgaagactttgctatggaaaagaaaaaagccaaaggaaataaaaccagacaaaagaTGCCagcaaaaagagagaagaaaacttcCAAATCCAAGATTAATACTACAG TATCATCTGTAGTTTCTCCTTTTGggagaacagaacaaaaatctgAGCGAACACAAAAGATGATGTCCAATTCTTCAGGCCCAGTTGGAAGGCCTCTACATACATCGAGTCCTGTAACAGATAAGAAGCCTAAATGGATACCACCAG ctgcatcAGGAAGCAGTAATAACTCTATGAGATGTGTTTCTCTTAAGTCACCTACTCAGAGTCTTAGACTCGGCCTCTCCAGACTAGCAAGAGTCAAACCActgcatcccagtgctgccagcagtTAA